One window of Dama dama isolate Ldn47 chromosome 30, ASM3311817v1, whole genome shotgun sequence genomic DNA carries:
- the LOC133049694 gene encoding LOW QUALITY PROTEIN: small ribosomal subunit protein uS2-like (The sequence of the model RefSeq protein was modified relative to this genomic sequence to represent the inferred CDS: substituted 2 bases at 2 genomic stop codons) has product MSRAPDVLQMKGEDILKFLAARTHLHGTSVDFPMKXSVXKRKSDGTYTINLKSTWEKLLPAGCATVAIKNRPLSCPTIPGRKVGLRSWNLTNQIQAAFQEPRLLVVTGSRAAHQHLPEVPCGDLSPLSCNNKGALSAHRRWWMLSPDVLRMSVAVSEDYDVSVEHGALGCTGSVVAALRLSRPTNAHHLETAFECKIFLVNGRNTDLVV; this is encoded by the exons ATGTCCAGAGCCCCTGATGTCCTGCAAATGAAAGGGGAGGATATCCTCAAATTTCTTGCAGCAAGAACCCACTTGCATGGCACCAGTGTTGACTTCCCAATGAAATGATctgtctgaaaaaggaaaagtgatGGTACCTACACCATAAATCTGAAGAGCACTTGGGAGAAGCTTCTGCCGGCAGGTTGTGCCACTGTTGCTATTAAAAACAGACCTCTGTCATGTCCT ACCATACCTGGTAGGAAGGTGGGGCTTCGTTCCTGGAACCTCACTAACCAGATCCAGGCAGCCTTCCAGGAGCCAAGGCTCCTGGTGGTTACTGGTTCCAGGGCTGCTCACCAGCATCTCCCAGAGGTGCCCTGTGGCGACTTGTCACCACTGTCCT GCAATAACAAGGGAGCTCTCTCAGCTCATCGGAGGTGGTGGATGCTGTCCCCGGACGTTCTGCGCATGAGTG TTGCGGTGAGTGAGGACTACGATGTTAGTGTGGAGCACGgtgctctagggtgcacaggctcagtagttgcggctctcaGGCTTAGTCGCCCCacg AATGCTCACCATCTAGAGACTGCATTCGAATGTAAAATATTTCTGGTCAATGGAAG aAACACAGACTTggtggtgtga